The following proteins are co-located in the Nocardioides piscis genome:
- the purS gene encoding phosphoribosylformylglycinamidine synthase subunit PurS: MARYVVDVMPKPEILDPQGKAVHGALPRLGFAGVQDVRQGKRFEIELEGEASDELLAEVQRMAETLLSNPVIEDFAVHVEGDGVGGKHTA, translated from the coding sequence GTGGCCCGATACGTGGTCGATGTCATGCCCAAGCCCGAGATCCTCGACCCGCAGGGCAAGGCGGTGCACGGCGCACTCCCGCGCCTGGGCTTCGCCGGCGTCCAGGACGTCCGCCAGGGCAAGCGGTTCGAGATCGAGCTCGAGGGCGAGGCCTCCGACGAGCTGCTCGCCGAGGTGCAGCGGATGGCCGAGACCCTGCTGTCCAACCCGGTGATCGAGGACTTCGCGGTGCACGTCGAGGGCGACGGCGTCGGCGGGAAGCACACAGCATGA
- a CDS encoding calcium-binding protein: MLRRALVASTTVALVMASASPSSAVVTADFSGDVFDDGANDSYAVRCSSGTMRAGTSDSMRQCSQLFAITVISGPGTDFIKLAEVVPSAFSNLQAISVFAAGNVNNVDTIIGSPFSDFVTGDSTDVVTTGQGDDSISGAKDARGEGGDDVFRSVVGFASGGEGDDRFIRIRPQFGIDGGLGTDTWDLELETVAGEAGTTVVLDQGSLVVTMPGIQPQVTAATTVEQVTVTMASSGQVWNGAAFAGRQDVRALGGPDALTGGPGRDSLDGGSGDDALTGGAGPDDIDGGDGNDTVDARDGEVDLVDCGAGVDAVTADAADVVIGCETVNLPAVPPAVTPVAPAAPETLSISGRSKVTKPRTAKFTFSSPTAGATFQCKVDRKAWKACTSPYKVRTRKLEPGKHKLLVRAVVGSAVDASPARKVFRVRRG; this comes from the coding sequence ATGTTGCGTCGAGCGTTGGTCGCCTCCACGACGGTGGCACTGGTGATGGCCAGCGCCTCGCCGTCGTCCGCAGTCGTCACCGCAGACTTCAGCGGGGACGTCTTCGACGACGGCGCCAACGACTCGTATGCCGTGCGGTGCTCGAGCGGGACCATGCGCGCCGGCACGAGCGACTCCATGCGGCAGTGCAGCCAGCTCTTCGCCATCACCGTGATCAGCGGACCCGGGACCGACTTCATCAAGCTCGCCGAGGTGGTGCCGTCGGCGTTCTCCAACCTGCAGGCGATCTCGGTCTTCGCGGCCGGCAACGTCAACAACGTCGACACGATCATCGGCTCGCCGTTCTCCGACTTCGTGACGGGCGACTCGACGGACGTCGTGACCACCGGCCAGGGCGACGACAGCATCAGCGGCGCCAAGGACGCTCGCGGGGAGGGTGGCGACGACGTCTTCAGGTCGGTGGTCGGCTTCGCCAGCGGCGGGGAGGGGGACGACCGGTTCATCCGGATCAGGCCGCAGTTCGGGATCGACGGCGGGCTCGGGACCGACACGTGGGACCTCGAGCTGGAGACGGTGGCCGGCGAGGCGGGCACGACGGTCGTGCTCGACCAGGGCTCCCTCGTGGTGACGATGCCGGGCATCCAGCCCCAGGTCACTGCGGCCACCACGGTCGAGCAGGTGACGGTGACGATGGCGAGCTCCGGACAGGTCTGGAACGGCGCCGCCTTCGCCGGACGGCAGGACGTGCGTGCGCTGGGTGGGCCGGACGCCCTCACCGGTGGTCCGGGTCGTGACTCCCTCGATGGCGGCAGCGGCGACGACGCCCTCACGGGCGGGGCTGGACCGGACGACATCGACGGTGGCGACGGCAACGACACCGTCGACGCACGCGACGGGGAGGTCGACCTCGTCGACTGCGGAGCCGGGGTCGACGCGGTGACCGCCGACGCTGCCGACGTGGTCATCGGCTGCGAGACGGTCAACCTGCCGGCTGTTCCGCCGGCCGTCACCCCGGTCGCGCCGGCCGCCCCGGAGACCCTCTCGATCAGCGGCAGGTCGAAGGTGACCAAGCCGAGGACGGCGAAGTTCACGTTCTCCTCACCGACCGCCGGGGCGACCTTCCAGTGCAAGGTGGACCGCAAGGCGTGGAAGGCCTGCACGTCGCCGTACAAGGTGAGGACCAGGAAGCTCGAGCCCGGCAAGCACAAGCTGCTGGTGCGCGCGGTCGTCGGGTCGGCGGTCGACGCCAGCCCGGCCAGGAAGGTGTTCAGGGTCCGCCGCGGCTGA
- a CDS encoding DUF3817 domain-containing protein: MTTLSPRRLFRSLAVAEAITWALLLAGMFLKYVTGTTELGVRVFGMVHGVVFIAYCLTTVVVAADQRWSLSRTALGLAAAIPPFATLPFEVYAERRGLLGSAWLSAPDSPSAVQRAVSWLLGHAALALGLAVLAVGGLTTAALVVGPPVG; this comes from the coding sequence ATGACGACTCTCTCCCCGCGACGCCTCTTCCGCTCGCTGGCCGTTGCCGAGGCGATCACCTGGGCGCTCCTGCTCGCCGGGATGTTCCTCAAGTACGTCACCGGCACGACCGAGCTCGGCGTCCGCGTCTTCGGCATGGTGCACGGGGTCGTCTTCATCGCCTACTGCCTGACGACGGTGGTCGTGGCTGCGGACCAGAGGTGGTCGTTGTCGCGGACCGCGCTCGGGTTGGCGGCCGCCATACCTCCGTTTGCGACGCTTCCCTTCGAGGTCTACGCCGAGCGACGCGGGCTGCTCGGGTCGGCCTGGCTCTCGGCTCCCGACAGCCCGAGCGCCGTGCAGCGCGCGGTCAGCTGGCTGCTGGGGCATGCCGCTCTCGCCCTCGGCCTGGCCGTGCTCGCGGTCGGTGGGCTCACCACCGCGGCACTGGTCGTCGGCCCGCCCGTCGGGTAG
- a CDS encoding glycoside hydrolase domain-containing protein → MRRLAAALIALALPLTGAASTLAAASERPGSERPDRRGNVVTPGDFTGYGFDQCLAPTQKAMDAWLNKSPFLAVGIYISGDSRACRQQPNLTPTWISTQLAKGWRLLPIALGPQASCLDRFPRYDDDFKISPRPGDAYATARAQGAVEADKNAADAAALGIAAGSTLWYDLEAFDLKDTHCRESALAFVSSWVTRIKERGFVSGFYSSASSGIKMLDDARLQRPGQFALPDRIWIARWDGVANTSTTYIGEDGWRPGGRVKQYLGGHNETWGGVTINIDSNFLDLGAGSQPTPDSHCGGLKVAFWKYPDLTPTAARRNRVKVLQCLLKEKGIYAGDVSGSYDQATVAAANAWQSQSKLRTSSTFSARHWTGLLAAGSTPVLKVGSTGEAVHRLQRALNASGAGRLKSSGLYDARTGAAVRTYQARRSMPATGVVNRSTWKKLLKGVS, encoded by the coding sequence GTGCGCCGACTTGCTGCTGCCCTGATCGCCCTCGCCCTGCCGCTGACGGGCGCCGCCTCGACGCTGGCCGCCGCGTCCGAGCGTCCCGGATCCGAACGTCCCGACCGCCGGGGCAACGTCGTCACCCCCGGCGACTTCACCGGCTACGGCTTCGACCAGTGCCTGGCGCCGACCCAGAAGGCCATGGACGCCTGGCTGAACAAGTCACCGTTCCTCGCCGTGGGCATCTACATCTCCGGCGACTCCCGCGCCTGCCGCCAGCAGCCCAACCTCACGCCGACGTGGATCAGCACCCAGCTGGCGAAGGGATGGCGACTGCTGCCCATCGCCCTGGGCCCGCAGGCCAGCTGCCTGGACCGCTTCCCGCGCTACGACGACGACTTCAAGATCAGCCCCAGGCCCGGCGACGCCTACGCCACCGCCCGCGCGCAGGGAGCCGTGGAGGCCGACAAGAACGCCGCCGACGCCGCCGCGCTCGGGATCGCCGCCGGCAGCACGCTGTGGTACGACCTCGAGGCCTTCGACCTCAAGGACACGCACTGCCGCGAGTCGGCCCTCGCGTTCGTCAGCTCCTGGGTGACCCGGATCAAGGAGCGCGGCTTCGTCAGCGGCTTCTACTCCAGCGCCAGCTCGGGGATCAAGATGCTCGACGACGCCAGGCTGCAGCGCCCGGGGCAGTTCGCCCTTCCCGACCGCATCTGGATCGCCCGTTGGGACGGCGTGGCCAACACGTCCACGACCTACATCGGCGAGGACGGCTGGCGTCCCGGCGGCCGGGTGAAGCAATACCTCGGTGGGCACAACGAGACCTGGGGAGGCGTCACCATCAACATCGACAGCAACTTCCTCGACCTCGGCGCCGGCTCCCAGCCCACCCCCGACAGCCACTGCGGCGGGCTCAAGGTCGCCTTCTGGAAATATCCCGACCTGACGCCGACCGCCGCCAGGCGAAACCGCGTCAAGGTCCTGCAGTGCCTGCTCAAGGAGAAGGGCATCTATGCCGGCGACGTCTCCGGTTCCTACGACCAGGCCACGGTCGCCGCGGCCAACGCGTGGCAGTCACAGAGCAAGCTCCGCACGAGCAGCACCTTCTCGGCCCGCCACTGGACGGGGCTCCTGGCCGCAGGGAGCACGCCGGTGCTCAAGGTCGGCTCCACCGGCGAGGCGGTGCACCGCCTCCAGCGAGCCCTCAACGCCTCGGGCGCGGGACGCCTGAAGTCGAGCGGCCTCTATGACGCGCGGACCGGCGCCGCCGTACGCACCTATCAGGCCCGCCGCAGCATGCCGGCGACCGGCGTGGTCAACCGCTCGACCTGGAAGAAGCTGCTCAAGGGGGTTTCGTGA
- a CDS encoding long-chain-fatty-acid--CoA ligase, producing MTTLASLLEKSAVAHPDRTAVVLGDTRLTYAQVDGAANQVANLLVARGIEPGDKVALSCPNLPYFPIVYYGILKAGATVVPLNVLLKGREVAYHLADSDAKAYFCFQGTPELPIGQEGHAGFEQTDSCEHFFMITADPAAASPVEGTETLGQAMSGQPPTMQSVEVSEEDTAVILYTSGTTGQPKGAELRHRNMVSNALVSEQLFGADAANPDTYLCVLPLFHSFGQTVIMNGGFAFGGTVVMLPRFDADAALKTMAGEGVTFFAGVPTMYWGLLGALDDSGVDVRALADQLRVAVAGGSALPVEVHKEFAQRFGVTILEGYGLSETSPVASFAPYGEEVRVGSIGVPIPGVEMKLINPEPGDWSEASGEIGEIAIKGPNIMKGYYDRPDATAEAIHDGWFRSGDLGRKDDDGFYYIVDRSKDMIIRGGYNVYPREIEEVLITHPGVSLAAVIGVPHESHGEEIKAVVIRTKDAELTEDELVAWSKEQMATYKYPRIVEFVDELPMTATGKILKRELA from the coding sequence ATGACGACCCTCGCCTCCCTGCTCGAGAAGTCCGCCGTCGCCCATCCCGACCGCACCGCGGTCGTCCTGGGTGACACGCGCCTGACCTATGCCCAGGTCGACGGTGCGGCCAACCAGGTGGCCAACCTGCTGGTCGCCCGGGGCATCGAGCCGGGCGACAAGGTCGCGCTCAGCTGCCCCAACCTGCCCTACTTCCCGATCGTCTACTACGGCATCCTCAAGGCCGGCGCGACGGTCGTGCCCCTCAACGTCCTGCTCAAGGGGCGCGAGGTCGCCTACCACCTCGCCGACTCGGACGCGAAGGCCTACTTCTGCTTCCAGGGCACCCCGGAGCTGCCGATCGGGCAGGAGGGCCACGCCGGCTTCGAGCAGACCGACTCGTGCGAGCACTTCTTCATGATCACGGCAGACCCGGCAGCCGCCTCGCCGGTCGAGGGCACCGAGACACTCGGTCAGGCGATGTCCGGCCAGCCGCCGACGATGCAGTCCGTGGAGGTCAGCGAGGAAGACACGGCTGTCATCCTCTACACCTCCGGCACGACCGGGCAGCCCAAGGGCGCCGAGCTGCGCCACCGCAACATGGTCTCCAACGCGCTGGTGAGCGAGCAGCTGTTCGGCGCCGACGCGGCCAACCCCGACACCTACCTGTGCGTGCTGCCGCTGTTCCACTCCTTCGGCCAGACCGTGATCATGAACGGCGGCTTCGCGTTCGGCGGGACCGTCGTGATGCTTCCGCGCTTCGACGCGGACGCGGCCCTCAAGACGATGGCCGGGGAAGGGGTCACCTTCTTCGCCGGGGTGCCGACGATGTACTGGGGACTCCTCGGTGCCCTCGACGACTCCGGTGTCGACGTCCGGGCCCTGGCCGACCAGCTGCGGGTCGCCGTCGCCGGCGGTTCGGCACTGCCGGTCGAGGTGCACAAGGAGTTCGCGCAGCGGTTCGGCGTCACCATCCTGGAGGGGTACGGCCTGTCCGAGACGTCGCCGGTGGCCAGCTTCGCGCCGTACGGCGAAGAGGTCCGCGTGGGGTCGATCGGGGTTCCCATCCCCGGGGTGGAGATGAAGCTGATCAACCCCGAGCCGGGGGACTGGTCGGAGGCGAGCGGGGAGATCGGGGAGATCGCGATCAAGGGCCCGAACATCATGAAGGGCTACTACGACCGCCCGGACGCGACAGCAGAGGCGATCCACGACGGCTGGTTCCGCTCCGGCGACCTCGGTCGCAAGGACGACGACGGCTTCTACTACATCGTCGACAGGTCCAAGGACATGATCATCCGCGGCGGCTACAACGTCTATCCGCGGGAGATCGAGGAGGTCCTGATCACCCATCCCGGGGTCAGCCTGGCCGCCGTCATCGGTGTCCCGCACGAGAGCCACGGCGAGGAGATCAAGGCCGTGGTGATCCGCACCAAGGACGCCGAGCTGACCGAGGACGAGCTCGTCGCGTGGAGCAAGGAGCAGATGGCGACCTACAAGTACCCGCGCATCGTCGAGTTCGTCGACGAGCTGCCGATGACCGCCACCGGCAAGATCCTCAAGCGCGAGCTCGCCTGA
- the purQ gene encoding phosphoribosylformylglycinamidine synthase subunit PurQ has translation MKVGVVTFPGSLDDVDAQRAIRLGGNEAVALWHGDHDLRGVDAIVLPGGFSYGDYLRCGAISRFAPVMTEVIEAASKGMPVLGICNGFQILCESHLLPGALIRNDHRKFACIDQRLRIENTSTPWTSAYAPGEEVTIVLKNGEGGFIADEDTLDRLEGEGRVVARYLDDNPNGSMRAIAGITNARGNVVGLMPHPEHAVEDLCGPGTDGLGFFTSLAAATFA, from the coding sequence ATGAAGGTCGGGGTCGTCACCTTCCCCGGTTCGCTCGACGACGTCGACGCGCAGCGTGCCATCCGACTCGGCGGCAACGAGGCCGTCGCGCTGTGGCACGGCGACCACGACCTGCGAGGCGTGGACGCGATCGTCCTGCCCGGCGGATTCTCGTATGGCGACTACCTCCGCTGCGGCGCCATCTCCCGTTTCGCTCCGGTGATGACCGAGGTCATCGAGGCTGCGAGCAAGGGGATGCCGGTGCTCGGCATCTGCAACGGCTTCCAGATCCTGTGCGAGTCCCACCTCCTGCCGGGCGCACTCATCCGCAACGACCACCGCAAGTTCGCGTGCATCGACCAGCGGCTGCGCATCGAGAACACCTCGACCCCGTGGACCTCCGCCTACGCCCCGGGCGAAGAGGTGACGATCGTGCTCAAGAACGGCGAGGGCGGGTTCATCGCCGACGAGGACACGCTCGACCGGCTCGAGGGCGAGGGGCGGGTCGTCGCGCGCTACCTCGACGACAACCCCAACGGCTCGATGCGCGCCATCGCCGGCATCACCAACGCGCGCGGAAACGTGGTCGGGCTGATGCCCCACCCCGAGCACGCGGTGGAGGACCTGTGTGGCCCCGGGACCGACGGGCTGGGGTTCTTCACCTCGCTCGCGGCCGCGACCTTCGCATGA